A genomic region of Antennarius striatus isolate MH-2024 chromosome 2, ASM4005453v1, whole genome shotgun sequence contains the following coding sequences:
- the ccdc135 gene encoding dynein regulatory complex subunit 7, whose amino-acid sequence METVPELDDEEQVIIGKTQEEEEKEDDQDLTTLEQGLSDMSIVSAPKELVLNQEATELCPESYRINSPKEIQLLAMAENFQRQYSYLYPERKPLLLCPINECGVKKFVSTTLRPTSPVHPELFTWEGCASFVADFLSLEPLDPPVELPRYLPSSTSVLQSQRGTCFEFSTLLCSLLLGAHYDAYCVSGYAVREMCLLDQSLQEFPLLDTADETVIPEKQTNKYSMRKVREAKSRFMEDQAQKKQDAKAALLQKEMLLEDQRREQRSADPMRGIRVHCWVLILSGSRDVQKNFFIDALTGNSYATDSNNFLGVESVWNNFNYYVNMQNCSTGCAGMVYDLEDIQMWEPFLYGATSKKQLLLEVLKRKDAREVPKRSSSDDEEKEDEKEQPPLRAFDMPRSWVSSISISRKDLENRWPGGQKVTRYRKAKLETFAPYMRPDGLVTRLTTYRDIDCTEVVLVKESYRHRGDLLERREFSVIDGSTKQYFRIGRCLNLINLRQTDSECVMEFSGFRADGLVRRVESASEMTEIFEDRTDFLRYRHVGFDDKPPVSENNPLQIHKVVEYFHRNRSKPANKDVAERVFLLAERCIEVTYHLEDFRYIPSKMSFTKPRVSMETGKADNFSLDLVSVFQVDPSEEPPGILTLYLMLQELMKDEEKVLIEIQESKKEVRDILASRRQEDTDIELIFCPWTTIGAAKAQHQRQEMERMAAEEQRWMREKEEDILAPFLIRLDVAEILTIKDAKQLYQNCLDDFKKGLEKRRSLIQERYDKETQELHKEQQLYRKKQPFMTKEQEEQYQTYYSEKSLLIRTTKARLNMLEKAAPLQLHNVEQKLKLDPRLSPHLL is encoded by the exons ATGGAGACTGTCCCAGAGTTGGACGATGAGGAGCAGGTCATAATTGGAAAGacacaggaggaagaagagaaggaggatgaCCAAGACCTGACCACACTGGAGCAAGGTCTTAGTGACATGAGTATTGTTTCAGCTCCCAAGGAGCTGGT CCTGAACCAAGAGGCAACCGAGTTGTGCCCTGAGTCCTACAGAATCAACTCTCCCAAAGAGATCCAGCTGTTAGCGATGGCCGAAAACTTCCAGCGTCAATATTCATATTTGTATCCCGAACGCAAGCCTCTTCTGCTGTGCCCCATCAATGAATGTGGCGTCAAG AAGTTTGTGTCAACAACACTTCGGCCTACATCTCCAGTCCACCCTGAACTCTTCACCTGGGAAGGGTGTGCATCATTCGtagctgacttcctgtcacttGAGCCTTTGGATCCCCCTGTGGAGCTG CCGAGGTACCTCCCGTCCTCCACCTCAGTGCTGCAGAGTCAGAGAGGCACATGTTTTGAATTCTCCACCCTGTTGTGTAGCCTGCTGCTGGGCGCCCACTATGATGCGTATTGTGTTAGCGGCTACGCAGTCAGGGAGATGTGTCTGCTGGACCAGAGTCTGCAGGAGTTTCCCCTACTGGACACTGCAGACGAA ACTGTGATCccagagaaacagacaaataaatactCAATGAGGAAAGTGAGGGAGGCCAAGAGTCGCTTCATGGAGGACCAAGCACAGAAGAAACAAGATGCTAAAGCTGCACTGCTGCAGAAAGAAATGCTGCTGGAG GACCAGAGGAGGGAGCAGCGATCTGCTGACCCCATGCGAGGCATACGGGTCCACTGTTGGGTGCTGATATTGTCAGGCAGTCGGGACGTCCAGAAAAACTTTTTCATCGATGCTCTGACCGGGAACAGCTACGCTACAGACAGCAACAACTTCCTGGGAGTCGAGAGCGTGTGGAACAACTTCAACTACTATGTGAACATGCAGAACTGCAGCACCGGCTGTGCA ggtATGGTATACGACCTGGAGGATATCCAGATGTGGGAGCCATTCCTGTATGGTGCAACAAGCAAAAAACAGCTGCTTCTGGAAGTCCTGAAGAGGAAGGATGCGAGGGAGGTCCCGAAAAGGAGTAGCAGTGATGATGAA gAGAAGGAGGACGAGAAGGAGCAGCCACCACTAAGAGCTTTTGACATGCCCAGATCCTGGGTCAGCTCCATCAGTATCTCAaggaaag ACCTGGAAAACCGCTGGCCAGGAGGACAGAAGGTGACCCGCTACCGAAAAGCAAAACTGGAGACGTTTGCACCGTACATGAGGCCTGATGGGCTAGTGACCCGGTTGACTACATACAGAGACATCGACT gtacTGAAGTGGTCTTGGTGAAGGAGTCATACCGACACAGAGGGGATCTCCTCGAGCGGAGGGAATTCTCAGTGATTGATGGTTCGACGAAACAATACTTCAGGATTGGAAGATGTTTAAACCTCATAA acctcaggcagacagacagcgAGTGTGTGATGGAGTTCAGTGGCTTTCGTGCTGATGGTTTGGTGCGGAGGGTGGAGTCAGCAAGTGAAATGACAGAGATCTTTGAAGATCGGACGGACTTCCTCCGATACCGGCATGTTGGGTTTGATGACAAGCCTCCGGTGTCAGAGAATAATCCACTGCAGATACAT AAAGTGGTTGAGTATTTCCACAGAAACAGATCCAAACCAGCCAACAAAGATGTCGCTGAGCGAGTGTTCTTATTGGCTGAAAGATGTATTGAGGTGACCTACCACTTGGAGGATTTTCGATATATACCTTCAAAGATGAGCTTCACTAAACCACGAGTGTCGATGGAGACAGGGAAGGCTGACAACTTTTCTCTTGACCTGGTGTCTGTTTTCCAG GTAGATCCATCTGAGGAACCTCCTGGCATCTTGACTCTCTATTTAATGCTGCAGGAGCTGATGAAGGATGAAGAGAAAGTCCTTATTGAAATCCAGGAGTCAAAGAAAGAG GTTCGAGACATATTGGCCTCTAGACGTCAGGAGGACACCGACATTGAACTTATCTTCTGTCCATGGACGACAATAGGAGCTGCCAAGGCCCAGCATCAGAGGCAGGAGATG GAACGTATGGCTGCCGAGGAGCAGAGGTGGATgcgggagaaggaggaggacatACTGGCACCATTCCTGATTCGCCTTGACGTCGCTGAAATTCTGACCATCAAAGATGCAAAGCAGCTCTACCAGAACTGTCTGGATGACTTCAAGAAAGGACTGGAGAAACGCCGCAGCCTCATCCAGGAGCGCTATGACAAG GAGACACAGGAGTTACACAAGGAGCAGCAGCTATACAGGAAGAAACAGCCGTTCATGAcgaaggagcaggaggagcagtaCCAGACCTACTACTCTGAGAAATCACTGCTGATACGAACCACCAAAGCACGACTCAACAt GCTTGAGAAGGCAGCACCTCTACAGCTGCACAATGTGGAACAGAAGCTGAAACTAGATCCTCGTTTGAGTCCACATCTGCTGTGA